The window CCGGATAAGAACGAACTGGCGGCGTTACCACCAGAGTGGGGCAAACATCTGGAGATTTCCTGCTCCAGCTAAGCCGGAGCAGGGGGATGGCTATTGCCGCAGGTAAACCTGAGGAAGGGGATAGTCAGGGTGTGAACCGACGCTGAGATCGGCGCGATACCAGTGGGTCAACGTCTCCGCCTGCAGCACCTGTGCGGGCGTACCCTGTGCGACCAGTTTTCCTTCGTGTAACAACAGAATGCGATCGGCATACAGCGCCGCCAAATTCAGATCGTGCAGGACGCAGCATACGGCTAACGGCTGTTCACGCGTAAGCTGCTTGAGTAGCCGCAAGAGATGCTGCTGATGGTACAGATCCAGCGCCGACGTGGGTTCATCGAGAAACAGCCAACCCGGCGTCGGTTCTGGATGCCACAGCTGCGCCAGCACGCGAGCGAGCTGTACACGCTGCTGCTCCCCGCCGGACAGGTGGCGATAGTCACGCGCAGCCAGTTCCAGACAGCCCGTTTGCGCCATGACCTGCTGAATGACGTCATCATTTTTCGGATAGCCCCCATGCGGGGAACGCCCCATCGCGACGACATCCCGCACGCTAAATGCAAACGCCATGCCGCTATGCTGACGCATCACCGCGCGTGTTTTTGCCAGCGCGCCGGGCTGCCAGTGTGAAAATGGCTGTCCGGCTAACAAGCACTCGCCGTCATCGGGCGTCAAATAACCGGTCAACAAACGGAGCAGGGTCGACTTTCCCGCGCCGTTGGGGCCGATAATTGCGACGATTTCCCCACAGTGCAGTTCCAGAGAAACATCATCCGTCAGATAGCGACCGTTGGTCTGAAAGCGTAGATGG is drawn from Pectobacterium aroidearum and contains these coding sequences:
- a CDS encoding heme ABC transporter ATP-binding protein, with the translated sequence MTDSAFDQTLVARHLRFQTNGRYLTDDVSLELHCGEIVAIIGPNGAGKSTLLRLLTGYLTPDDGECLLAGQPFSHWQPGALAKTRAVMRQHSGMAFAFSVRDVVAMGRSPHGGYPKNDDVIQQVMAQTGCLELAARDYRHLSGGEQQRVQLARVLAQLWHPEPTPGWLFLDEPTSALDLYHQQHLLRLLKQLTREQPLAVCCVLHDLNLAALYADRILLLHEGKLVAQGTPAQVLQAETLTHWYRADLSVGSHPDYPLPQVYLRQ